The genomic interval aaaaattatattcatacatattttaagatgaattgaccatctggaaatatagttaaccaattagattctaacatacttcactggttgtatttattcacgtaaatcaatattttattacgtccttaagattaccagtaagttatattgtagagaatcttgattgttatttccactatagaagtcagattcatttattgttttgaggatacatctcgtatgatgtattatagagtttcatagtaggcctagagttcagaattacagtttcattaggccattttgcgataaattcagctacaatatttatggctaataactataagagtactggtcgaagctagcatatcgacattaagtatttagacataaaaaggcgtgataagtggtcattaatcacgcaaactgaattgggtgatcgcacatccttgactaaaggcatgccgcaacacaaattcaaggatcataaagtaaatatgggattcagttaacccatatgcagttttttttatttgtacaaccaaaaattattttatgaaactctaatttcgatattttctcatatttatgtgcaccttaatttcatctgagaaaattatcgtaagaggacctgaataaacataagggttagggtttattcacttaagtacattgccacataaagtacattgttatataataaatatatcgtaatacatggaagataatactcgacttataatgaggacatgtcgctatgattcgtatgtttattatataatgaggaacgtttgggtttgaatgttttagtttaaatgctgaccaagtgggagaatataagaatatttttattttaagaaatatatttctattcaaggaaataaatttctatttaaggaaataaaataaataattgattttgtgataaatgaatattttatattcattgaatctggacaaaatcatttacgtaatattctatatatggtcacatttaaatattcattacctgatttgatttcctgaattaattgtcaaaatattctgacaattaatgtggcacagatactgatggagtatctcacctataaatatagggtctcggtccccgagctcctcactcattctgttcataacagcaaattccatctaaagagagttgagagagcgaggaagcccgattacccatggtagtcaatttcctttgcagatcaaagcttatgtgggattaatactcaaagattcaatggctggaggtatttcgatccttattcatagtgtatatatgtttgattaattccgcatgttatatacacatacatatattttatattatacatataaatgtctaacaaatGATGCTTGTATACAAGTCTATTTATAAAGCGACCAAGTTTTTGTTCAATTATTAtgtcttaaataaaatttattttaatataatataatttattaattaataaaagattaaaaattattttatgttgtttggTTCACATGTAACTTTTATGCTTATATGTTAGCATATAAATTCAGTTAGATCcagaatatattattatttatgattatagtgttatctacacaataaaaaataataatatgcttCAAATTATTTAGTCTCATGATTtatcaataaattaaatttacacTGATATGGTTTACTTACACTTAGGTAAATAGAATGtttctctattatttttttcatgatgTGTtactttcatattatttttcaataaaatatttattcattatttaaaaaacatATTACATTAAATATATACTAACATTAATTCTAAGAatacaaatacatattttaaaatattattactagACCATATAAtctataaatgtatttttttgtttacatTCTCAAATTATGACACATTATATTAGTACCCACattaaacaaattattttaaaaagttaaTAAAATGCAAGACATTTTTGCATTTCTATAACTATGAGagattttttgactaacataatttttttaaaagaatttaaGTTACAGTGAAAAGTTCAAGAGTAAAATTCAAACATGCTCATAGATCGGAGGAAAAATAGCTATTAATTTACgataatattatttgatattatacctaactataaaatattatagGGTGTAATCATACACTTCTATTTCGgtattcagaaaaaaaaaatttataattgtgTACGATATACTTAAGATATcttgtaaaattataaaaaattcaaaacatgATCCATACTGTGTTGAAATTTGccttatgattaaaaaaaagttctttattatataagaataaatagtatatttaaaaaatattaaaaaaagtatGTATATTTAAGATGGGTGGGTCAAGCTTAGTCCGTTTTAGCTTAGGTCAATCCGGattcaaaataaattacaatataaaaagcaatatataaaataaaagaaataccTATACAACAGATTATTTGAATcctattaaattttgtaatacacaattaaaaagaaatagactaaattttttttcaacaatactaaaatagatagtGGTGCATTAATATATCTGTTTTAGAATAATTCATTATaaaatttttcaataatattatatatcttTAACGGTTTATGTTTTTTAGTTTTACTAACTTAAAAATGATTTAAATAATAACAAATTAGTCGAGTCAATAGTGAATTTAACATGAACTAAACAAACTCAGTTGAGTTCTATGTTGTTCCAAATTTTCAGCCGTAACAAAATCAAACAATTGTTACCAataatttttcatgaatttcaaAATAAACAAAACTATATTTAATTAGGtggtgattatatatatattactctttcaaaagtaatataaaatttcaaaaacaaaaattgattCTGATTCAAAACCCAGTGGAATGcaataaataaattgtgtatataaatattttaagtatAACTTCACAACTCTCCATTCCAAGGATTAataatatgggaaaaattaggattttttttctttctaaatttaTAGTTTTAGAGGGTTTTTTTTCTCTTATCAAGTCCGTTGGTCGTTTTTGAGTTTAAGTGTGGCTTGTTCGGAATTGTATATTACTATTACAATTTAATCTTTAACACTGCAATTAGTCTTATTTTTATGCCatgattttattttgttttgtttgttgttgattttttttattcttctatCGTATTCTTGTTAGtagataaaaataataagtttttatGAACTTAAATataagtatttttaaaattatttgtgatacttcaatttttttcatctcattttattttaatcttttATCAAATAATTTAAGAATTATACAGTTAATTATTTGACTCGTTTTTTAAATTCTAATACTCTAATCGTGTCTCCAATTAAATGAGGTTTCGattaaaaaagaaagtataatttCACAAAATCTTATTAAGTACACTAAGGACTCGTTTGGAACgttgtattaggtcgtattgtattatattgtattatattgaattgtattttatgtaatatttttatgtaaaactatatgtggtattaacttttatggacacctaaatatataatattttagtataaattaaaatttaatatagtattatataaaaatattgtatataattcaatataatacaatacaatacgacgtaatacggcgttccaaacgagccctaagaAGTACAAATAAATCaacttattctaattttattttacacaattgaatatattttgaaaccCATATAATATTCCACGTGAATGTACTAAATGCTACAaggaatttaatatattttaatggcTGTTTTGGTACAGAGTATCAGCTAAATTTTCCTCCTTTCCATaaaaaactttttattttatataactaaacatttcattttcatattcatagatctatttaaaaaaaaaaaaaaaaaaaaaaaaaaaagcacttCTTAAccaattaaaaatatcaaatgtgCTAAAAATTAGTGGtttctcaaatttttaactagagatattaattttaaaatattaaattattagattttaatttaataattaatattaaaagaatattttaaatttttatatttaattaaaaatattttttatactatataaaaatatgtttatatataaaatatttaaatcaacctcaattttttttttcttaaaaatttttatttttattttttcaacaaataaaataatttcaattcacctttcaaaaaaaaataatttcaattcatataatataaaaataaaaaaattaaataaaaaatttactatCATAACACTACTTAAATATGCACCCATATATATCACTTCTTAaccaattataaatatgaaatgtGCTAAAATTTAGTGCTTTGTGAAATTATTATACCAAAGACTCTAAATACTCGATGTGCTTAATGGAAAGTTATTTTATAAGCCTCTTAAaaactatgtttttttttttctgtattaAGTTATTTACCGCttttatttgttataatttttcTAATGTTAGTAAGACTTGTAATTATGTTAGctatagggaaatttacaaaaatactggaatttaagttaatttttacaaaaatactgtcacacggaaatctttacaaaaatactgtgtttttgtaaaacaccagtaaaacacaaagcagaacagctcaaaacaacagtagaacaccagtaaaacaccagtagaataccagtgaaaacttaacacagtatactacagtatgaaacttataaaaaaacacagtaaaaaagtaaaaaataccgcatgacagtatttttgtaaaaaaataacaaaagttagtataccatgtaaatttccctagcCATAATATAGCTAAGTGAGCTTTTTCCCACCAACTGTATGACTCTATTTTGTAACGACCGCAAAGTCTAACTGTTTAATTGTTTAAtgaatgtttttattttttttttataaaaaaaaaagaatatttattttttattatgtaatatattttaaaaaaaataaataataacacgTGGGTGGCGCATGCGCATGCATAGAGTAAAGCCAAGACCTAAAGAGCATAGCAGCATTGGAGCCGTGTCACCAAACACCCGCGCCATAGGTCACGGACTCCCATTAATTAActcttttgtatttttttgtacaACAACACCaccaaaaaaaatactttttaccAAACTGCCCACACATATATCATACTGCAAGACAGCTATGCTCAAAACCCACTTaatcaaatataaataaataagaggagttttaattataatttcttaattaattttaaaattatatgtcgaaatatttttttttacagtggTATTTATTATAGTTACagtattatttttgtaaatttttttaaaattttgaataatttacagtaCTGAATATAGAGTTCCTGATATTCTAGTTTACCACGCGTGTTCATAAAACTTCAAACGTATTTTCGGCACTGTAACTAttcgaaaattttcaaaaatttatagggATGATGTTGTAAGTATAATGAACACATtcgtgaaaaaaaaatgaaaaaattatttcgacGTGTGTTTTTTAACGTAGAAGTTGACTAAAAGATTGTAACAGGAGGTTGACGATAGCATTcctcaataaataaatataagtgAAAAATGATGAGTACACCTTGCATTTGCAAAATTACTATGTAATTAGAGTTGATCGTAATTTAGAGTAATTATACGATTAGATATCTTTGTTATACTAataattacacagtaattagaGGAGCTTCAATTACACTCTCTAATTTTTAtagcttattatttattttatcaaacaaaatattaaaaattcgtAATTATCACCTTATATTTCAACAATATACTCCCTATCTATTTTAGTAGTTAAAATTAGGAGAGAACCATTTCATATACTCCTATCTATTTAGAAAGTTATAACTacatacaaaaaattaattttctataataaaGAATGGACAAGAAGCTCttgaattctttattttaataaaaaatataacaataataataaaaataaggtttttttttttatgtttacgaAAATTCATATAGTAACTTATATAGCAACCAACGAAACAACCTAAATAACAACTAAAATTTACATAGCAACTTATATAAAAGCTACCGGAACAATCCGAACtccaatgaaaaaaattaaaaaattaaaaaataatatataaaataattctacTAAAAATAActctctattttaattttttggctAAAAAATAATGTACCCAATATCTATTTCAAAAGTGCAATATATACTTgcccaagaaaaagaaaaacttccactatatttttttttctaattaaatggATAACTTgtttcatttttacctcttaTTAAAGATGTGTTTTGCGTGGCAAAAAAGTAAAGAGTCCAGCTTTTATGGTCCCACAATATAGCCATGGCCATAGCCATAGGGGCCTTGTTTTGACAAAAAGTCTAAGAGTTCACCATTTTAGACTCTCTTTTCTGCAGTCTACACACTACACAGTTCTATATAACTAAACTCTCTACCCTCACTCTATGAAGAATCAAAAATTAgaaacatgttattttcataaacAAACCTCATTGAAACGACACACTACATATGACTATGACCCTAAAGATTTTTAccaagaaaattataaaataaatgataattacaATCTCTTATTTCCAAGTCCAAACGTAAAATAGATGCATTAGAGATAGAACACTATGAGATTCATTCTAAATTCTAACAATTAGTCAACCTCTAGTAATTAAAAGTAGTAAGTAATATCTTCATTTAATTACGAGACAAAATGAAAAAGAGATTTGAGGAACACATTGATGAAGATTTTTTTGTTAAGAGTAACCCTTGGACGGCTCTTATAGCACAGGAAAACCCAAGTGATACTCTTGTTTTTTCTAAGAACAATTACACAATGTTTGAGACTACTCATTCCTCATAATCTACTAACATCCGCCATTaacaactaaaacaaaaaacctCACTCTCACATAAACACTCTACTCAAGAACACAGTAAACAAAACTTATAAGATCTTTTTAACttaataaaccaaaaaaaaaatagaaaaaactctcAAGGCATTTTTGTTTATAGGCAAGGTATATTGAGTGCTCCTTCCATCCAGAAAGAAATGTCATCTTTCCCAAGATCATCAAAATCATAATTAGGTAGATTACTTGAATCTTTGTCTTCAACACCAAAAAGCTGAATATCATCTATGTTGTTGAAGCCATTAAGAAGGTCATCAATGTCATCTAAGAAAAGGGTATCGAGCTCTGGTCCAAAGTTTATGTCTTGCTCCAATGGTGGAAATGAAGCAAGAACTTCATCCATGAAACCCAAGTCAGGAGTTTCTTCTTCAGTTACATTAGCATTAATGGTTTCATCAAGCTTGGAATCAGAGGCTGATGTCTCCAATTCAAGAACTGATGCTGGTGAATTGTGTGACAACACACTCTCTGAGTCCTCAGCCGAGGCAGAAACCGAAACAGAGACCGAAACAGAGGCCGAAACAGAGGCTGAGGCTGAAGAAGATGAACTGTTGAATTTCGGGGTCGAATTAGCATTCGCCATGGCTTCGAACTCGAGCCTCTTAGCTTCATAGGCCTTGGAAGCTTCTTCAGGAGTAGTGTATGTTCCTAACCAGAGACGAGAACCTTTAAAAGGGTCTCTGATTTCAGCAGCCCATTTACCCCATTTCCTTTGGCGAACACCTCTGTACGGAGAAGAAGAAGGTTTTCTAGACCCATTTGAGGTTTTAGCAAAAACCCTTCTCTTggggttgcttagggtttggcTAACAACAACACAACCACCATAGTTGCTGTCTTGAACTGAGCTTTCAGATTCTAGGGTTTTAGTGGGTTTAGTAGGGAAAAGAGGAACATGGATCTCTTTAACGATTCTCTTGcatttctttgaaatttttctacCGAAACCTTCATCTTCACTTGAAGATGAGTCCGTAGCGTAAGGATCTGAACAGATTACACGAATCTTTCTCATGGATTTTGATGACTGGTTTCTAGGCTCTggcatttttttttaagggaAAATCAGGTGTTCTAactctaaataaaaataataaattaaaaaaaaaagaacaaaaatggTGAAAGGGTCAAGAGATCAAGTGAGACCCCCTCTTAAGAACAAGAAAATCGTTGAAAATTGGTAAAAATCTCCGAAACACTCTATTGAAGAACACCCAATTGCAGACCAAGTcctgtacaaaaaaaaaaaaaagcaaaatcaGTTTCAAGAAGtgtaaaaattatcaaaaaccctaattagaagAGTTTATAAAAATGATACCTTTTTGGTCTCAAACGCATCGAAACAAGGTTGAACAGTCTGTGTAAGAACCCAATCAAAATCATACAGCAAAAAATAACAGCTTGACAGAGCTTCTTCAAAGGAGCCCCAATCACTACCAAATCAAATACGGAATCAGCCGACATAAATCCAAAAACTCAACCACCTTTTTTTCTTCCTCCACGAAAGAACACAAGACCAGAATCtcaacaaagaagaagaagaaaaccccTCTTCTTAATTTTCCTAACAAAAAGCAAAAACCCTCATGAGTATGATGAAGATAACAAAAACCCCTCTCTCTCCTCTCTCACTCTCAAAAGGGTTTTACTCTATTTTTTCAACGAAGGAGATTAGATAGAAAGATAGATCAGAGAGAGTAGAGAGTgagaaaatgaagaagaaaagagattagGAATCTATGGCTCTGATTTTCTCTCTCTTAAAACATGAATAAATTGTTTTTATCGATTTTCTCATAACAGTgacacaataaataaataaaaattattttttttttaatttatttaattttttcttagtCTGTGCTCTGTTTTGCTTGACTACTCAAGCCAATGTTTTTAAgccacattaaaaaaaaatacaccatTCCCAAAGCagtcaaaaacaaaaaaaaattatgcattaaataaaaattaattattaattttctaaaaaaaaacgttataaaaaaaataataattaattttcccataataaaaaaataaattactgaATAGCTGGCATGAGTTATGCACATCCATGGTGCATGACCATCTTATCTACCCATGTCATGCATACCATGCTATCCTTCCCACTCACAGATTTGTTGCGCCGCTTCAAGCTATTTTTTCTCCCCACTCGTACAGTCACGCGTGTAGTGTACGCTCTTCTAATAACAGTACGGAGAAGGTCTTTCACGTCTGTGGCTACGCGTGGCGTTGAGACTCGAAAACGTACCCACAGTGTCGAATTCAATTTTGTATTTACGAAATTGCCACTGATGAATACTCTTCTTCTTGCTCCTCAAGTATGAAATTTTtggttatttaatttaatttaatatttaatattttgactaattaatattctttttctgttatttttcattaaaaatactattaaatcGCGATATTTGAAGAAACTAATTACCCAGCTTTTTTGGGAGAAGAAATAtcaatttcaaattaattaccttcctttttcatttaaaagaataataaggttgttttatttttattttattttattttttattaatgctTTCCTATTTTCTTGTTTAATAAATTCATTACATTCTTTCTAATTTTTgccttttaaaaataaaatatttatggaGATTAGGACATTAATTAGACCTTTTTAGTTTcctttcataaaatatattaatgaaacgcgttttctgttttttcaaaaatatttaccAACCAagatatttttggaaattttttatttggtaACGTTTTTATGATTTAGAGTAGctgtataattttttaattttaattaaattaactaaaaactaaaaaagttTCCATTACTTtctttcatttaaaataaatctaaaatactaatttcaaaaaaaaaaatctaaaatacaccgttttaattttgaaacaatatttttcaaatcataatatctcaaactatttttttaaataaatatcaaactaaaatttgaataaaactaatcatagtatgtttttcacccaaaagaacaaaaataataatttaatacatgaAGCTTGCTCTAATATAATGTTTGTTTGTCTCATCAATTTCTTTTCCAAACCAAAACGAGATCGTATGATGATAATTCCTTCCTCaactgttttaattaaataattatggtACTTGTTATAAGAgtcttatattttattttcttaatttagacaataataTATTTACTTTAAACATTTTTATCCCATTAAGTAGGTCGAGCCTGCACTAAAGCAAATCGGATCGCTTAAGACTCACTTGGTAGTCAAAAGAAGTGTTCTcattctaaaatatatatgttttttatagttatttttaaaattacaatttttttttttggagatgaaatatcaacttcattgaATAATTTAACATTCTGAATACAAAGGATGTAAGAGTTCACCAGAATTAAAAATATCAGAAATGCTACTACGATCAGATTGATACTGAGAATATCTAGCAACATAATATGCTACTCGGTTTGCTGATCgtgtaatgaaaaataaattaatatttgggAGAGTAGATAACAAAAGTTGGCAGTCTTTGATTAAAAGGCCGAAAGTGGGCCTCATTGCTTGGTTGCTTCGAATAGCTTGTACTAAAACAAGACTGTCCGTCTCAATTTGAACATGTTGCGAATTATTAGTCTTTACCTAACTGAGAGCTTCTTTAATCCTCATGGCTTTAATGACTTCAGCTGCATATCTTCCGCCATGGCAACCGACCTGTGCTGCAACAAGGTGACCAAGATGGTTTCGGGCAACAATTCCGAAACCATACTTATTGTCGCTATCAAAGAGTGTTGCATCTACATTAATCTTGATTGTGTTTTTTGCGGGTCTAGTCCATGACTCAGCACCATCATTGATGCTTTCCAGACAGATTGATGACAACGAAATTTTATCCTGAGCTTTATTCCAGTGATCAAGAGCTACTTGTGCAGAAGTAAGCACGTCATTAACAAAGGGTGTTTCTTTTTCCAAACAACCTTGTTCCTAGCCTTCCAGATTGCCCAGCTATACATGGCAATAAGACAAATCATATCAGCTTCAGCTTGCTTAAAGATGGTCTCCAACCAATTGCCAAAAGAACCGCCAGGATCAAAAACTACTGGAGTTGCACATTGGCTCCAGCAATCAAATGTAAGCGGGCAAGAGATGAGGGCATGGCTGATGGTTTCAGGTTGTAGATTACAAACAGGGCAAGTGACTGAAATATCGACATGATTGATCAATAGTTGACGCAAGTTAAATTACCATATTTtttaaacaacctaataatatttcttttttcttaaaccCTGCCCAATATCTTACTAAGGACAGATAGTTGCATCAAGATAGTCTCCCAAAAAGCCAATCCCGATCACTCAAACTCTTAACACAAGTAATAAAATACACCAATAAAGATATCCTTATCACTACACTATAGAACATGTGGTGCTCTTATCAAATTCTTAAGTGCAGCTTAGGCATTCTTAAATCCAGTTGGTAACATAGGCTTGGAAAACTTGAAGTTCAATTTCTGTCTTTTGTGTTTTACTATTGTTATGAAAATTTAAGAAGTGAAGTTTTATGATAAGTACACGATTTGTTAAGGTTAATCGCAATAAATATGACACTTATAATTGTATAAACAATTAGTGTTTTACATTATTTAGTGCCTAACACTACTTTGGAGTACcatattatcattatttaatattaaacctcatatatttttattagaattTGTAATTAGggccttttatttattttttgggccTCCAACTTTGTGTATTTTCAGTTCCATTATATTAGGGtcattttctttgttttgtaaTACACATGGTATTGTTATTGTCCATTTCAATTAAATGAGAATAACATCTCTAATATAGTATCGGAGAACATAACTCTAACCCTAAACACTCTTTCTCTATATGGCACCCCATACCAGACACTCCACTTCCACCTCTACCGTCGCTGTCAGCAACTGACCTTCACTCTTACTTCTAGCAACTATCTTTATAGCTTAAAATAAGCTTCTAAACAATAATTCACAAAACTCAGCAACTATCTTTTGTTTAATGATTTCACTCAATCCCTTTCCatcacactttataattaaAAGTCATAAAGGTATTTTCATTGCACTTtcaatatatgttgatgatatttggTTGCTTCCAATGATGTTGTTATTTGTGTTTTTAAATAGCAACTTAACTCTATTTTTAAGCTTAAGGATCTTGGTCGTTTACACTTTTTTTTAGGTTTGGAGATTGGTCGCTCCTCAAGTGACATCTCGATCTCCAAAAGACCATTCAActtattaaaacttttaactatCAC from Cannabis sativa cultivar Pink pepper isolate KNU-18-1 chromosome 4, ASM2916894v1, whole genome shotgun sequence carries:
- the LOC115714196 gene encoding ethylene-responsive transcription factor ERF118, translated to MPEPRNQSSKSMRKIRVICSDPYATDSSSSEDEGFGRKISKKCKRIVKEIHVPLFPTKPTKTLESESSVQDSNYGGCVVVSQTLSNPKRRVFAKTSNGSRKPSSSPYRGVRQRKWGKWAAEIRDPFKGSRLWLGTYTTPEEASKAYEAKRLEFEAMANANSTPKFNSSSSSASASVSASVSVSVSVSASAEDSESVLSHNSPASVLELETSASDSKLDETINANVTEEETPDLGFMDEVLASFPPLEQDINFGPELDTLFLDDIDDLLNGFNNIDDIQLFGVEDKDSSNLPNYDFDDLGKDDISFWMEGALNIPCL